From Bifidobacterium sp. ESL0790, one genomic window encodes:
- a CDS encoding MFS transporter — protein MSTETIKPGSARRSNYRWVVLSTIFVGYVICMADRSNIGAVLPMMKGEFQISNFAAGAVSSFFFLGYAISQIPAGLIMGKYGTRRIVSIAILGFSIITFLMGHVGTALVLLVLRLLLGLVEGPTPVGMTSTINAWFPTKEKGIATGVYIGSTMVAPILVPIVSMYLAQSFGWRSVFIWFSVPGFIMALVFYLVIRSKPEQSKHVNQAETDYIHEVGAQATAKSSDFGDMGWIDKVIRLKNGVRLEKNGQVLKSWNIWGTTLAYFCMNNVLYGMITWIPAYLKSARGYGNIGMGWMASTPYIGGLFGAVLGGVVSDRVFHGRRKPLMLITSLCTAVMMAVLLVTPNNSALLALVLILAGFFLNIGWSGFTSIAMNMTTDKTYPFAISIINSGGNLGGFFAPIIIGGLLDMTHNNYTVAFSYFVFVLILAFIILMTLTEFRPAETLAKVKPADAPKEVAA, from the coding sequence ATGTCAACGGAGACGATAAAACCAGGCTCTGCCAGAAGGAGCAACTACCGTTGGGTCGTCCTCTCGACGATCTTCGTCGGCTATGTCATCTGCATGGCCGACCGATCCAACATCGGCGCCGTCTTGCCGATGATGAAAGGCGAATTCCAAATCTCGAACTTCGCGGCCGGCGCGGTTTCGAGCTTCTTCTTCCTAGGATACGCCATTTCCCAGATTCCCGCAGGCCTCATCATGGGCAAGTACGGCACCCGTAGGATCGTCTCGATCGCCATCCTCGGATTCTCGATCATCACCTTCCTGATGGGCCACGTCGGCACCGCCCTGGTGCTCTTGGTTCTGCGCCTGCTGCTCGGCCTGGTCGAAGGCCCCACGCCCGTGGGCATGACCTCGACGATTAACGCGTGGTTCCCGACCAAGGAGAAGGGCATCGCCACCGGCGTCTACATCGGCTCCACCATGGTGGCCCCGATCCTCGTGCCGATCGTCTCGATGTACCTGGCCCAGTCCTTCGGCTGGCGCTCCGTGTTCATCTGGTTCTCCGTGCCCGGCTTCATCATGGCCTTGGTCTTCTACCTGGTCATCCGCTCCAAGCCCGAGCAGAGCAAGCACGTCAACCAGGCCGAGACCGACTACATCCATGAGGTCGGCGCGCAGGCCACGGCAAAGAGCTCCGACTTCGGCGATATGGGCTGGATCGACAAGGTCATCCGCCTGAAGAACGGCGTGCGCCTCGAGAAGAACGGCCAGGTGCTCAAGTCCTGGAACATCTGGGGCACCACCCTCGCCTACTTCTGCATGAACAACGTGCTCTACGGCATGATCACCTGGATCCCCGCCTACCTGAAGAGCGCGCGTGGATACGGCAACATCGGCATGGGCTGGATGGCCTCCACCCCCTACATCGGCGGCCTCTTCGGCGCCGTGCTCGGTGGCGTGGTCTCCGACCGCGTCTTCCACGGACGCCGCAAGCCGCTGATGCTCATCACCTCGCTGTGCACCGCCGTGATGATGGCCGTGCTCCTGGTGACCCCGAACAACTCGGCGCTGCTGGCCCTCGTGCTCATCCTCGCCGGCTTCTTCCTGAACATCGGCTGGTCCGGCTTCACCTCGATCGCCATGAACATGACGACCGACAAGACCTACCCGTTCGCCATCTCCATCATCAACAGCGGCGGCAACCTCGGCGGCTTCTTCGCCCCGATCATCATCGGCGGCCTGCTGGATATGACCCACAACAACTACACGGTGGCCTTCAGCTACTTCGTGTTCGTGCTCATCCTGGCGTTCATCATCCTGATGACGCTCACCGAGTTCCGCCCCGCGGAGACGCTCGCGAAGGTCAAGCCGGCCGACGCCCCAAAGGAAGTCGCGGCCTGA
- a CDS encoding RpiB/LacA/LacB family sugar-phosphate isomerase, giving the protein MKVAFGCDPNATDLKEYLMKEAKAAGYEVVDFPSDDPIYANVAIAVANSVVKGEEDRGVLLCGTGIGVSIAANKVPGAYCACVADIYQAERATLSNNANLISMGAQVLGEKTARSLMLEYLKNDFDPGSRSKPKVDRICEYEEEVTK; this is encoded by the coding sequence ATGAAGGTTGCTTTCGGTTGCGATCCCAACGCCACCGACCTCAAGGAATATTTGATGAAAGAGGCCAAGGCGGCCGGCTACGAGGTGGTCGACTTCCCCTCCGACGACCCGATCTACGCCAACGTGGCCATCGCGGTGGCCAATTCGGTGGTCAAGGGCGAGGAGGACCGAGGCGTGCTGCTGTGCGGCACCGGCATCGGCGTCTCCATCGCGGCCAACAAGGTGCCGGGCGCCTATTGCGCCTGCGTGGCCGACATCTACCAGGCCGAGCGCGCCACGCTGAGCAACAACGCCAACCTCATCTCGATGGGGGCGCAGGTGCTTGGCGAGAAGACCGCGCGGAGCCTCATGCTCGAGTACTTGAAGAACGATTTCGACCCCGGCTCCAGAAGCAAGCCGAAGGTCGACCGCATCTGCGAGTACGAGGAAGAAGTGACCAAGTAG
- a CDS encoding four-carbon acid sugar kinase family protein: MTLLGIVSDDVTGGTTVGALLARVGTSPTVFYSPDLIARNACADQDAVIVSTDSRALSAEESYKAVNEATKALMALGAVQFSKRIDTTLRGGIGHEVEGMLDALGDDHVAVVVPAMPQSKKVVVGGFSLINSVPLSSTDVAHDVRTPVLTSDVRKLLQSQCDEPVSYIPLDDVLGGSEVIAAQMRLQRCKGSRIFVVDAATDEHIDWIAEAVAGLDWHAIAVDPGPFTVSLAIHRHVITPLPHVDKPIRLEQSAGEAGTVMVVACSATAVTHQQMVRLGAEKGTEVLTADPLLLISSDRGKSQAEFDRVIDKAHKLFSAGAAPRVLMLATDVAYLDKEPLPAEELAVASGLSANDASNLITKRFSELARVLADIIGPERCAGFYLTGGDTMLAVCKALETSGLRMTDYLIPQVDQSVLVGGPYAGLPVICKGGLTGMELTAVQGVNRVFDEQHVHLSDTKKELV; the protein is encoded by the coding sequence ATGACGTTGCTCGGTATTGTCAGTGACGACGTGACCGGGGGAACGACGGTCGGGGCCCTGCTGGCCCGCGTGGGGACTTCGCCCACGGTGTTCTACAGCCCGGACCTGATCGCGCGGAACGCCTGCGCCGACCAGGACGCGGTGATCGTCAGCACCGATTCGCGCGCCCTCTCGGCCGAGGAAAGCTACAAGGCGGTCAACGAGGCCACCAAGGCGCTGATGGCGCTCGGCGCGGTGCAGTTCTCGAAGCGCATCGACACCACCCTGCGCGGTGGCATCGGCCATGAGGTCGAGGGCATGCTCGACGCTCTGGGCGACGACCATGTGGCCGTCGTCGTGCCGGCGATGCCCCAGTCGAAGAAGGTGGTGGTCGGCGGGTTCTCGCTGATCAACTCCGTGCCGCTCTCAAGCACCGACGTCGCCCACGACGTGCGCACCCCCGTGCTCACCTCGGACGTGCGCAAGCTGCTGCAATCGCAGTGCGACGAGCCAGTGTCATATATTCCGTTGGACGACGTATTGGGTGGCTCCGAAGTGATCGCCGCCCAGATGCGCCTGCAACGCTGCAAGGGCTCGCGCATCTTCGTGGTGGACGCGGCCACCGACGAGCACATCGATTGGATCGCGGAGGCCGTCGCCGGGCTCGACTGGCACGCCATCGCGGTCGATCCGGGCCCGTTCACCGTCAGCCTCGCCATCCACCGCCACGTCATCACCCCGCTGCCGCACGTCGACAAGCCCATCAGGCTTGAGCAGAGCGCGGGCGAGGCCGGCACCGTGATGGTGGTGGCGTGCAGCGCCACGGCCGTCACCCACCAGCAGATGGTGCGCCTGGGCGCCGAGAAGGGCACCGAAGTGCTCACCGCCGATCCGTTGCTACTCATCTCATCGGATCGCGGCAAGTCGCAGGCCGAGTTCGACCGTGTGATCGACAAGGCCCACAAGCTCTTCTCGGCGGGCGCCGCGCCCCGCGTGCTCATGCTGGCCACCGACGTGGCCTACCTCGACAAGGAGCCGTTGCCGGCCGAGGAGCTCGCCGTGGCGAGCGGCCTTTCGGCCAACGACGCCTCCAACCTCATCACCAAGCGTTTCAGCGAACTGGCGCGCGTGCTGGCCGACATCATCGGCCCCGAGCGCTGCGCCGGGTTCTACCTCACCGGCGGCGACACCATGCTCGCCGTGTGCAAGGCCCTGGAGACCAGCGGCTTGAGGATGACCGATTACCTCATCCCGCAGGTCGACCAGTCCGTGCTCGTCGGCGGCCCCTACGCCGGGCTGCCCGTCATCTGCAAGGGTGGCCTCACCGGCATGGAGCTCACCGCCGTGCAGGGGGTCAACAGAGTATTCGATGAGCAACACGTTCATCTATCAGACACCAAGAAGGAGTTGGTCTGA
- a CDS encoding MgtC/SapB family protein — protein sequence MTQFELGMWGWQALYLFEAFILSTSIGVERQARHKDAGTRTHALVGVGSALFVIISKYGFMDVLSSNVKLDPSRVAAQIVSGIGFIGAGVVFTQRSHVRGLTTAASIWITAAIGAACGAGLFLPALVCTVLYFIAVLLFPALMRLISPHLGYNDVLRLRYVDGHGTLRLILSVCAAHDISVEGFATHKPKNDKAQSAGGERIVSANLEIRGRENAELISDLSDLDGVISVTRIDGNE from the coding sequence ATGACACAGTTTGAGTTGGGCATGTGGGGCTGGCAGGCCCTCTATCTCTTCGAGGCGTTCATCCTCTCCACCTCCATCGGCGTGGAGCGCCAGGCCCGCCACAAGGACGCCGGCACCAGGACCCACGCGCTGGTGGGCGTGGGTTCGGCCCTCTTCGTCATCATCAGCAAATATGGCTTCATGGACGTGCTTTCGTCAAACGTTAAACTTGACCCTTCCCGCGTGGCCGCCCAGATCGTCTCGGGCATCGGCTTCATCGGCGCGGGCGTGGTGTTCACCCAGCGCTCGCATGTGCGCGGCCTGACCACGGCCGCCTCGATCTGGATCACCGCGGCCATCGGCGCGGCGTGCGGCGCGGGCCTCTTCCTGCCGGCGCTGGTGTGCACCGTGCTCTATTTCATCGCGGTGCTGCTCTTCCCCGCCCTCATGCGCCTCATCTCCCCGCACCTGGGCTATAACGACGTGTTGCGCCTTCGCTACGTCGACGGCCACGGCACCCTGCGCCTCATTCTCTCGGTGTGCGCCGCACACGACATCTCGGTGGAGGGCTTCGCCACCCACAAACCCAAGAACGACAAGGCGCAAAGCGCCGGCGGGGAGCGCATCGTCTCGGCCAACCTCGAGATACGCGGCAGGGAGAATGCGGAGCTCATCAGCGACCTGAGCGACCTGGACGGCGTGATTTCGGTCACTCGCATTGACGGAAACGAATAA
- a CDS encoding sugar-binding domain-containing protein, with product MAMVAELYWVENMKVESIGHKLGISRSTVSRLLSQARKHHVVEFKIRHEDCSTTKMENALNERYHVYAQVVPTAANADKTMREQAVGRAAATLLDRLVRPNMVLGVTWGRTIEALSLNLNNHPVRGVQILQLHGFGDSLLYGEDYVTQILTRFGNAFDASVHLLPMPAIFDSEHTRQLMYQERSIRRLLTLRDNLDLIITSVGSREGPKPSPLFAPGMLTNDDLKQLEKDKVVGNLASTFFRADGSTEDVAINRRSTGLTHREIFKVPIRLFIAGDSSKAKALLVTLRSGFVTHLVVDQSTAEQLLPSPKR from the coding sequence ATGGCGATGGTCGCCGAGCTCTACTGGGTGGAGAACATGAAGGTGGAGAGCATCGGCCACAAGCTCGGCATCTCGCGCTCAACCGTCTCCCGCCTGCTCTCCCAGGCCCGCAAGCACCACGTCGTGGAGTTCAAGATACGCCACGAGGACTGCTCCACCACCAAGATGGAGAACGCCCTCAACGAGCGCTACCACGTCTACGCGCAGGTGGTGCCCACGGCGGCCAACGCCGACAAGACCATGCGCGAGCAAGCGGTGGGCCGGGCGGCCGCCACCCTGTTGGACCGGCTCGTGCGGCCCAACATGGTCTTGGGCGTCACCTGGGGGCGCACCATCGAGGCGCTCTCCCTGAACCTCAACAACCACCCGGTGCGCGGCGTGCAGATCCTGCAATTGCACGGCTTCGGCGACTCCCTGCTCTACGGCGAGGACTACGTCACCCAGATCCTCACCCGCTTCGGCAACGCCTTCGACGCCAGCGTGCACCTGCTGCCCATGCCCGCCATCTTCGACTCCGAGCACACCCGCCAGCTGATGTACCAGGAGCGCAGCATCAGGCGCCTGCTCACCCTGCGCGACAACCTCGACCTCATCATCACCTCGGTGGGCAGCCGCGAGGGCCCCAAGCCCAGCCCGCTCTTCGCCCCGGGCATGCTCACCAACGACGACCTGAAGCAGCTGGAGAAGGACAAGGTGGTGGGCAACCTGGCCTCCACCTTCTTCCGCGCCGACGGCAGCACCGAGGACGTGGCCATCAACCGGCGGTCCACGGGCCTGACGCACCGGGAGATTTTCAAGGTGCCGATCCGCCTGTTCATCGCCGGCGACAGCAGCAAGGCCAAGGCGCTGCTGGTCACGTTGCGCTCGGGGTTCGTCACGCATCTGGTGGTCGACCAGAGCACGGCCGAGCAGCTGCTGCCCTCCCCCAAGCGCTGA
- the pdxA gene encoding 4-hydroxythreonine-4-phosphate dehydrogenase PdxA — translation MQKDNKPITAITLGDPAGIGPETVVQTMESKDVYEFCHPFVIGHRDSFEKAADLLGAHFDIHVINDPSEAEYRHGTVDLLQTDAANDAKIEYGKVQKDAAVRAYSYLTKSIELGLAGKIDAVSTAAINKAALKAANVPYIGHTEIYQSLTHSPYALTMFNVHKLRVFFVSRHVSLRHACDLANHDRILEFIKNIDTEFKKLGFEHPTIDVAALNPHVGEGGMFGTEEITDIAPAVQDAQKLGIKAYGPDSADAIFALNLDGHYDCILSMYHDQGHIGCKTLDFEHAVTITLGLPFMRSSVDHGTAFDIAGKGIAQGRSMIEATRVASVYAKMGMDHQAALAEVEK, via the coding sequence ATGCAGAAAGACAACAAGCCGATCACCGCGATCACATTGGGGGATCCCGCAGGCATCGGTCCGGAGACGGTCGTGCAAACCATGGAATCGAAGGACGTCTACGAGTTCTGCCACCCGTTCGTCATCGGCCATCGCGATAGTTTCGAGAAGGCGGCCGATCTTCTGGGGGCCCACTTCGACATCCATGTGATCAATGACCCCAGCGAGGCGGAATACCGCCATGGCACCGTCGACCTCCTGCAGACCGACGCGGCCAACGACGCCAAGATCGAATATGGCAAGGTGCAGAAGGACGCGGCCGTGCGCGCCTACTCCTACCTCACCAAGTCCATCGAACTGGGCCTGGCCGGCAAGATCGACGCCGTCTCCACCGCCGCCATCAACAAGGCCGCGCTCAAGGCCGCGAACGTGCCCTACATCGGCCACACCGAGATCTACCAGTCGCTGACGCACTCGCCCTACGCCCTGACGATGTTCAACGTGCACAAGCTGCGCGTCTTCTTCGTCAGCCGCCACGTCTCGCTGCGCCACGCCTGCGACCTGGCCAACCACGACCGCATCCTCGAGTTCATCAAGAACATCGACACCGAGTTCAAGAAGCTCGGCTTCGAGCACCCGACCATCGATGTGGCCGCGTTGAACCCGCACGTCGGCGAGGGCGGCATGTTCGGCACCGAGGAGATCACCGACATCGCCCCGGCCGTGCAGGACGCGCAGAAGCTCGGCATCAAGGCCTACGGGCCCGATTCCGCCGACGCGATCTTCGCGCTGAACCTCGACGGCCACTACGACTGCATCCTCTCGATGTACCACGACCAGGGCCATATCGGCTGCAAGACGCTCGACTTCGAGCACGCCGTGACCATCACCCTCGGGCTGCCCTTCATGCGCAGCTCCGTGGACCATGGCACCGCCTTCGACATCGCCGGCAAGGGCATCGCCCAGGGCCGCAGCATGATCGAGGCCACTAGGGTCGCCTCCGTCTACGCCAAGATGGGCATGGACCACCAGGCGGCGCTCGCGGAAGTCGAGAAGTAA
- a CDS encoding BspA family leucine-rich repeat surface protein, with product MTGTSKKTQASKTPSVIHQADPARQPQVGPQSSCTPTTERWQGSDHGGPTTDYMNWTIDADCNMTITDGILSYDYFYASSPFPWSQASTYGTKVVSLTISSSLQLTSGVTDIQYWFQYMTEMKSFSAPSLNTLGISHMQGIFNQCHKLKNVDLSSWDTRNLQDVSYMFNCCYALVSVNLNSWDTSKITKTYAMFDDASSLVSLDLSGWNTSSLTNATNMFDGASSLTTLDLSGWTTPQLTSTHGMFSGAESLVSLDISGWDTSNVTDMRYMFEHTYLKRLRLGANTANLASEVQAEAFPASPAQTIYVDGAFETTTLPDNSTVYALKHFRSNAVPAGSYSTAVTKPTWFGNAKRSIQYNHDDGTVGDYPRPCLDWDGTGTCTIAGDTGLTGSATRRLNWIDANNNAYIPGDTLTHDGTLTVTPQWNPIPVPTVDSVTWPHDLGGGSRSIRATGTASLLRHDDTIPVRYTWTDATGTEQHKDTTATVNGGNWTADLNDAPSFASIAAADLKGTGTKITVTAQVKDAGGPTGLWSDGKDGYADMVAPELSSSYANRDGAGGIAMSSNRSQAVAEPGDTVTISWLDNTDTPISWPDGGGTTTTLTVTAGPGGRFTATKPLAVTGAKKVQYVLSDGINTSEPVTKKITDPITAIPLTGGPAQVWSKLLLILLAVMLIGATTLLRNRRNHALRLVTTNGHTMPIFHNLTTNGKTTSGTPTRNHHANRHTMNHHAATHQANDHRAAVMRASLSQASPTPSHVKLRHAAKYAAHGPRHTK from the coding sequence TTGACAGGTACCTCGAAAAAGACCCAAGCCAGCAAGACTCCGTCCGTAATCCACCAGGCGGATCCGGCCAGACAGCCGCAGGTGGGCCCGCAGAGCTCGTGCACGCCAACTACCGAGAGGTGGCAGGGTAGCGACCACGGCGGCCCCACCACCGATTACATGAACTGGACCATCGACGCCGACTGCAACATGACGATAACCGACGGGATACTCAGCTATGACTATTTTTACGCTTCTTCGCCTTTCCCCTGGTCTCAAGCCAGTACTTATGGGACTAAAGTCGTCTCGCTGACCATCAGTAGTTCACTGCAGCTTACGAGCGGAGTAACCGACATACAATACTGGTTCCAATATATGACTGAAATGAAGTCTTTTTCGGCACCTAGTTTGAATACCTTGGGTATATCCCACATGCAAGGCATATTCAACCAATGCCATAAGCTGAAGAATGTCGATCTGAGTAGCTGGGACACAAGAAACCTGCAAGACGTAAGTTATATGTTCAACTGCTGTTACGCCCTGGTCTCAGTAAACCTCAACAGCTGGGACACCAGCAAAATCACTAAAACATACGCGATGTTCGACGACGCCTCCTCGCTCGTCAGCCTCGATCTGAGCGGCTGGAACACCAGCAGCCTCACCAACGCAACCAACATGTTCGATGGAGCATCCTCGCTCACCACCCTCGACCTAAGCGGCTGGACGACGCCGCAGCTAACCAGCACGCACGGGATGTTCAGTGGTGCGGAATCACTCGTCTCCCTTGACATTAGCGGCTGGGACACCAGCAACGTCACCGACATGCGCTACATGTTCGAACACACGTATCTCAAAAGGCTGCGCCTGGGCGCGAACACCGCGAATCTGGCATCGGAGGTACAGGCGGAGGCGTTCCCCGCAAGCCCCGCACAAACCATCTACGTCGATGGGGCCTTCGAAACTACCACGCTTCCGGACAACTCGACCGTGTACGCGCTGAAACACTTCCGGTCCAATGCGGTGCCAGCTGGCTCCTACTCGACCGCGGTGACCAAGCCCACTTGGTTCGGCAACGCCAAACGAAGCATCCAGTACAACCACGACGACGGAACCGTGGGCGACTACCCCCGCCCCTGCCTCGACTGGGACGGCACGGGAACATGCACCATAGCCGGAGACACCGGCCTGACCGGATCCGCCACCCGCCGCCTCAACTGGATCGACGCCAACAACAACGCCTACATCCCCGGCGACACACTCACCCACGACGGAACCCTGACCGTCACGCCCCAATGGAACCCCATACCCGTCCCCACGGTCGACTCGGTTACTTGGCCGCATGATTTGGGCGGAGGGTCACGTAGCATCCGCGCCACGGGCACCGCCAGCCTCCTGCGCCACGACGACACCATCCCCGTGCGCTACACCTGGACCGACGCGACCGGCACCGAACAACACAAGGACACCACCGCCACCGTCAACGGCGGCAACTGGACCGCCGACCTTAACGACGCGCCCAGCTTCGCCAGCATCGCGGCCGCCGATCTGAAAGGCACCGGCACAAAGATTACCGTCACTGCGCAGGTCAAGGACGCCGGCGGCCCCACCGGCCTCTGGTCGGACGGCAAGGACGGTTATGCGGACATGGTCGCGCCGGAACTGTCAAGCTCTTACGCCAACCGCGACGGCGCGGGCGGCATCGCCATGAGCTCCAACCGAAGCCAGGCCGTCGCCGAGCCGGGCGACACGGTCACCATCAGCTGGCTCGACAACACCGACACCCCCATCAGCTGGCCCGACGGAGGAGGCACCACCACGACGCTCACCGTCACCGCCGGCCCCGGAGGCCGGTTCACCGCCACCAAGCCCCTAGCCGTCACCGGCGCCAAAAAAGTCCAATACGTCCTCAGCGACGGCATCAACACCAGCGAGCCGGTCACCAAGAAGATCACCGACCCCATCACCGCCATCCCCCTCACCGGCGGCCCGGCCCAAGTCTGGTCGAAGCTCCTGCTCATCCTGCTAGCCGTGATGCTCATCGGAGCCACCACCCTGCTGCGCAACCGCCGCAACCACGCCCTCCGCCTCGTCACCACCAACGGCCACACCATGCCAATTTTCCATAACCTCACCACCAACGGCAAAACCACGAGTGGAACACCGACGCGCAACCATCACGCCAACCGCCATACCATGAATCACCACGCCGCGACCCATCAAGCCAACGACCACCGCGCCGCAGTCATGCGGGCCAGCCTCTCGCAGGCCTCCCCCACCCCATCGCACGTCAAGCTCCGCCACGCCGCCAAATACGCCGCCCACGGCCCCCGCCACACCAAGTAA
- a CDS encoding polyprenyl synthetase family protein, translated as MPFRQEHLLRADMQRVVDALHHEESNVTPYRQDYRNLLDNHGKMIRASLVLLFSYAIQERPEPAPEAIVTGAKAIEMLHLATLVHDDVLDNAPIRRNKPTVHTMRGNKAAIYLGDLILSRYMEVMASVAPNTAFVTYQAHTVNEIVAGDLLQESARHNTGITEEYYTRAVSGKTAALFRLACTTGLELSGVDPANPLITLARDYGENLGVAFQIMDDIEDFNVEHDTGKPKLEDIRDGIYTLPVILAMKEDPSFITLVKSDDPAKALDYLDVHPEYIERSKDTVRERCGKARQALGEPAGDKLNADIKALLVKTLDKLVASL; from the coding sequence ATGCCATTTCGACAAGAACACCTGCTACGCGCGGATATGCAGCGTGTCGTCGATGCCTTGCACCACGAGGAAAGCAACGTCACCCCGTATCGGCAGGATTACCGCAATCTGCTCGACAACCATGGCAAGATGATCCGAGCCTCGCTGGTGCTGCTCTTCTCCTACGCCATCCAGGAGCGCCCGGAGCCGGCCCCCGAGGCCATCGTCACCGGCGCCAAGGCCATCGAGATGCTGCATCTGGCCACCCTCGTGCACGACGACGTGCTCGACAACGCCCCCATCCGCCGCAACAAGCCCACCGTGCACACCATGCGCGGCAACAAGGCGGCGATTTACCTGGGCGATCTCATCCTCTCGCGCTATATGGAGGTGATGGCCAGCGTCGCGCCCAACACGGCCTTCGTCACCTACCAGGCCCACACGGTCAACGAGATCGTGGCCGGCGACCTCTTGCAGGAGAGCGCCCGCCACAACACCGGCATCACCGAGGAATACTACACGCGCGCCGTCAGCGGCAAGACCGCCGCGCTCTTCCGCCTGGCCTGCACCACCGGCCTCGAGCTTTCCGGCGTCGACCCGGCCAACCCGCTCATCACGCTCGCCAGGGATTACGGCGAGAACCTCGGCGTCGCCTTCCAGATCATGGACGACATCGAGGACTTCAACGTCGAGCACGACACCGGCAAGCCCAAGCTCGAGGACATCCGCGACGGCATCTACACCCTGCCGGTCATCCTCGCCATGAAGGAGGACCCGTCGTTCATCACCTTGGTGAAGTCCGACGACCCGGCCAAGGCGCTCGATTACCTCGACGTGCACCCGGAATACATCGAGCGGTCCAAAGACACCGTGCGCGAGCGTTGCGGCAAGGCGCGCCAGGCGCTCGGCGAGCCCGCGGGCGACAAGCTGAACGCGGACATCAAGGCCCTGCTGGTCAAGACGCTCGACAAACTGGTCGCCTCGCTCTAG